A stretch of Planococcus citri chromosome 5, ihPlaCitr1.1, whole genome shotgun sequence DNA encodes these proteins:
- the LOC135846782 gene encoding uncharacterized protein LOC135846782, translating to MFKPIHEENPVFKDLCFGLVNDPITVLTMYLGEFLHNRDETFIIIVLTLCQEMSAMHFIYNHRHKNGLTNRRKKQRHPFSNLMKVWVENDRDPEDTAFTTDDVKNKAESLENEYPHWKETRDELENTLIRKSLKFGLAVIEKFHDDLKISIEDAIKQKIKNHDLVDAYTSLGKFSQVACGLNPVKPIRSVF from the exons ATGTTTAAACCGATTCATGAAGAGAATCCAGTATTCAAGGATCTATGCTTCGGTTTGGTCAACGATCCAATCACTGTACTGACAATGTATTTGGGAGAATTTCTTCACAACAGAGATGAAACTTTCATTATCATCGTTTTAACATTGTGTCAAGAAATGAGTGCGATGCACTTTATTTACAATCACA ggcaTAAAAACGGGCTGACTAACCGACGTAAAAAGCAGCGACATCCGTTCTCTAATTTAATGAAAGTTTGGGTGGAG aaTGATCGAGATCCTGAAGATACTGCTTTCACAACTgatgatgtaaaaaataaagCAGAAAGTTTGGAAAACG AATATCCGCATTGGAAAGAAACTCGAGATGAACTAGAAAACACACTGATCAGAAAGAGTCTGAAATTTGGATTAGCTGTCATAGAAAAATTCCATGATGATCTAAAAATAAGCATCGAAGACGccatcaaacaaaaaatcaaaaatcacgatttGGTCGACGCGTACACTTCATTGGGTAAATTTTCACAAGTCGCGTGCGGTCTAAATCCAGTAAAACCCATCAGATCTGTATTTTAA
- the LOC135848939 gene encoding uncharacterized protein LOC135848939, translating to MRGSIFIFYGFLATFTFDQITAKWFSSPPKSGGSSGGGKGGGSGGGSSGSAGKGKGYGVIGGGYYGGGRTYSGGYYGGYVPAYYYYHPYYYHYYFFYHGYHSHEDYGPAEPQLPEGTDQDKADAANIVNAKFSEKVIGTILPFRDQLHRQVINSLIANYNNGKRLIEIKYLPLHEKNPIFKDLCFGLVNDPIAVLAMYLGEFLHKRDETFIIIALTLCQEMSALHFIYNHRHKNGLTKRRKAQRHPFSNLMKVWVANDRDPVDAAVAQTDVDNAAKALEDEYPHWKETRDSLEDTLIYKSLNFSSAVITKFETDLNIKFDDAIKAKIKNHDLVDAYTSLTSYVKNKYDYMATIMHNHSDGHDRWAVWIMMIGITIHDDWPKIDDLFKQKNNGVSLKDHILKATDDPDRIPYEMMAVMIDPTYKPTYL from the exons ATGCGCGgttcaatattcattttttacggGTTTTTAGCTACCTTTACATTTGATCAG ATCACAGCAAAATGGTTTTCATCCCCTCCAAAAAGTGGAGGTAGTTCAGGAGGTGGAAAAGGTGGTGGAAGCGGTGGTGGAAGTAGTGGAAGTGCTGGAAAAGGAAAAGGATATGGTGTAATAGGGGGTGGCTACTACGGCGGTGGTAGAACTTACAGCGGTGGCTACTACGGTGGTTACGTACCAGCTTACTATTATTACCATCCTTATTATTACCACTACTACTTTTTCTATCACGGTTACCATTCTCACGAAGACTACGGACCAGCTGAACCTCAACTACCCGAAGGAACTGATCAGGATAAAGCTGATGCGGCGAATATTGTCAATGCTAAATTCAGTGAGAAAGTCATCGGTACCATACTTCCATTTCGAGACCAACTCCATCGTCAAGTGATCAATAGCCTAATTGCCAATTACAATAACGGA AAGCGTCTCATTGAGATAAAATATTTACCACTTCATGAAAAGAATCCAATATTCAAGGATTTGTGTTTTGGTTTGGTCAACGATCCGATCGCGGTACTAGCCATGTATTTGGGAGAATTCCTGCACAAAAGAGATGAAACTTTCATCATTATCGCTTTGACGCTGTGTCAAGAAATGAGTGCTCTTCACTTCATTTACAATCACA GGCATAAAAACGGCTTGACTAAAAGGCGTAAAGCACAACGACACCCGTTCtcaaatttaatgaaagttTGGGTAGCC AATGATCGAGACCCTGTAGATGCTGCTGTTGCGCAAACAGATGTAGACAATGCTGCAAAAGCATTGGAAGATG AATATCCGCATTGGAAGGAAACACGAGATTCGCTGGAAGACACGTTAATTTACAAAagcttaaatttttcatcagctgTAATAACCAAGTTTGAAACTGATCTCAACATAAAATTTGATGATGCCATCAAagcgaaaatcaaaaatcatgatttagTCGACGCGTACACTTCATTAA CTTCTTATGTGAAAAACAAATACGATTATATGGCAACGATTATGCATAATCATTCTGATGGCCATGACCGTTGGGCGGTTTGGATCATGATGATAGGTATCACCATTCACGATGACTGGCCCAAGATCGATGaccttttcaaacaaaaaaacaatggaGTATCATTAAAGGATCATATTTTG AAAGCCACCGACGATCCTGATCGAATACCTTATGAAATGATGGCTGTTATGATAGATCCAACCTATAAACCAACCTAtctataa